In Aristaeella hokkaidonensis, the following are encoded in one genomic region:
- the rplL gene encoding 50S ribosomal protein L7/L12, which yields MTNQEILEAIESMTLLQVKELVDAMKEKFGVTGAIAVAGGPAAGGAAAAAEEEKTEFDVVLKDAGAEKIKVIKVVREVVSGLGLKEAKDIVESAPKTIKEAVSKEEAEKIAEQFKAVGATVEIK from the coding sequence ATGACTAATCAGGAAATTCTCGAAGCCATTGAGTCTATGACTCTGCTTCAGGTTAAAGAACTCGTTGACGCTATGAAAGAAAAGTTCGGCGTGACCGGCGCTATCGCCGTTGCCGGTGGCCCCGCTGCCGGTGGTGCTGCTGCCGCTGCTGAAGAAGAAAAGACCGAATTCGACGTCGTGCTGAAGGATGCCGGCGCTGAGAAGATCAAGGTCATCAAGGTTGTCCGTGAAGTCGTTTCCGGCCTGGGCCTGAAGGAAGCTAAGGACATCGTTGAGTCCGCTCCCAAGACCATCAAGGAAGCTGTCTCCAAGGAAGAAGCCGAAAAGATCGCCGAGCAGTTCAAGGCTGTTGGCGCCACCGTCGAAATCAAGTAA
- the rplJ gene encoding 50S ribosomal protein L10, whose protein sequence is MSANLEAKKQVVSDIVEKLKNAECMMVVSYSGLTVEQVTELRKQCRESDVHYCVLKNRLVNRALQELNIEGLESLLEGPNAFVFSDKDVTAGPKIISQFIEKNKLTSLEIKGGLMGTEVIDVKAIKELAATPSREELLATMVGCLVSPVSALVSVLEQIAEKKEAA, encoded by the coding sequence ATGAGCGCGAATCTGGAAGCAAAAAAGCAGGTCGTTTCTGACATTGTTGAGAAGCTGAAGAATGCCGAGTGCATGATGGTGGTTTCCTACAGCGGTCTGACCGTTGAACAGGTGACCGAGCTGCGTAAGCAGTGCCGTGAGAGCGATGTTCACTACTGTGTTCTGAAGAACCGCCTGGTGAACCGTGCCCTGCAGGAGCTGAATATCGAGGGTCTGGAGAGCCTGCTGGAAGGCCCCAACGCCTTTGTGTTCAGTGACAAGGACGTGACTGCCGGTCCCAAGATCATTTCTCAGTTCATTGAGAAGAACAAGCTGACCTCCCTGGAAATCAAGGGCGGCCTGATGGGCACCGAAGTAATCGACGTCAAGGCCATCAAAGAACTGGCCGCTACCCCCAGCCGGGAAGAGCTGCTGGCCACCATGGTGGGCTGCCTGGTCTCCCCCGTATCTGCCCTGGTTTCCGTTCTCGAGCAGATTGCCGAGAAGAAGGAAGCTGCCTGA
- a CDS encoding peptidoglycan-binding protein, translated as MKKWKIVTILTILLCMLPFYAALAKTGKVTASALNMREKADSKSDVVRVLHEGDKITINDTSGGWYKVSIGKDTGYVSKKYVEVSSDDSKSSNKSDDSKKSDKKTDKKEENKKSDGTCGPGDTGDAVKKVQKKLKKLGYYSGSIDGDYGNGTKKAVKNFQKRNGLDDDGKCGKKTLAKLNSSDAKKADSKTSGSDSDGTLKTERLNWFNGGSSKIPKGATFKVKDIKTGKVFTAKRWSGANHLDAEPNSKDDTSTMKDIYGHWSWKRRAVLVKYDGHVYAASMNGMPHGTQTIKDNNFDGHFCIHFYGSKTHGTKKVDEMHQNCVAEAMKHSW; from the coding sequence ATGAAGAAATGGAAGATCGTAACCATTCTTACGATCCTTCTCTGTATGCTCCCATTCTATGCTGCCCTCGCCAAGACCGGTAAAGTGACAGCTTCCGCCCTGAACATGCGTGAGAAAGCGGACTCCAAAAGTGATGTGGTTCGTGTGCTGCATGAAGGGGACAAAATCACCATCAACGATACCTCGGGAGGCTGGTACAAAGTATCCATCGGAAAAGATACTGGCTATGTCAGTAAGAAATACGTTGAGGTTTCATCGGACGATTCCAAATCATCCAATAAATCTGACGACAGCAAGAAGTCTGATAAAAAGACTGATAAAAAAGAAGAAAACAAGAAATCTGATGGTACCTGCGGTCCGGGCGATACAGGGGACGCTGTAAAAAAGGTACAAAAGAAACTGAAGAAGCTGGGGTATTACTCCGGCAGTATTGATGGTGATTACGGAAATGGCACAAAGAAAGCCGTAAAGAATTTCCAGAAACGCAACGGACTGGATGACGACGGCAAGTGCGGAAAGAAAACCTTGGCGAAGCTGAACTCCTCTGACGCGAAGAAAGCGGACAGCAAAACCTCCGGTTCTGATTCAGACGGAACGCTGAAGACGGAACGGCTCAACTGGTTTAACGGCGGCAGCAGCAAGATCCCGAAAGGCGCGACCTTCAAGGTCAAGGACATCAAGACCGGAAAGGTATTCACCGCTAAGCGGTGGAGTGGCGCCAATCATCTGGACGCCGAGCCGAACAGCAAGGACGATACTTCGACCATGAAGGACATCTACGGTCACTGGAGCTGGAAGCGCCGGGCTGTGTTGGTAAAGTATGACGGCCATGTGTACGCGGCTTCCATGAATGGAATGCCCCACGGAACACAGACCATCAAGGACAACAACTTTGACGGACACTTCTGCATTCACTTCTACGGCAGCAAGACCCACGGAACCAAGAAAGTGGATGAAATGCACCAGAACTGCGTAGCAGAAGCAATGAAACATTCGTGGTAA